From the genome of Moritella sp. F3, one region includes:
- a CDS encoding patatin family protein: MPGNHYYYSANHSKESRDYNVNKANCIALVVEGGGQKGIFTAGVLDAFLQEKFNPFSLLIGTSAGALNLASYICGQHKHAYRVITEATMDKQFFNMRSFLFDHKGLDIDWLLEQTKTTIPLDWHSGNANMKNREVLVTATQDNNNQVDYFDLADSGWELALKASCSIPGIHNTPAILDKYHWLDGGVQAPIPLEEVYRQGYKHIVVIRTAPPEIKYEHPFLAKLTPHIKNAKTKKLVNNLIDHEASYGKAQLFLDNPPKGVSIYELHPTTLLKSNLIGSKKTSLDEDYQQGLHCGQRFLNSFQGLDMYQ, translated from the coding sequence ATGCCCGGAAATCACTATTACTATTCAGCTAACCATTCTAAAGAAAGCCGTGATTACAATGTTAATAAAGCAAATTGTATTGCGCTTGTGGTTGAAGGTGGTGGGCAAAAAGGTATTTTTACTGCTGGTGTATTAGATGCTTTTCTTCAAGAAAAATTTAACCCATTCTCATTATTAATTGGCACATCTGCAGGCGCATTGAATCTTGCATCCTATATTTGTGGACAGCATAAGCACGCTTATCGAGTGATCACTGAAGCCACTATGGACAAACAATTTTTTAATATGCGTTCTTTTCTATTCGATCATAAGGGTCTGGATATCGATTGGTTACTTGAGCAAACCAAAACCACGATACCGCTTGATTGGCATAGTGGTAATGCAAATATGAAAAACCGTGAAGTGCTGGTGACAGCAACTCAAGATAATAATAATCAGGTCGATTATTTTGATTTAGCTGACTCTGGTTGGGAACTGGCTTTAAAGGCGAGTTGTTCTATTCCCGGTATTCATAATACGCCTGCGATCTTAGACAAATATCATTGGTTAGATGGTGGTGTTCAGGCGCCAATCCCGTTAGAAGAAGTATACCGACAGGGTTATAAGCATATTGTCGTGATCAGAACAGCCCCACCAGAGATAAAATATGAGCATCCATTTTTAGCTAAGTTAACGCCACATATTAAAAATGCAAAAACCAAAAAGCTTGTTAATAACTTAATTGATCATGAAGCATCTTACGGTAAAGCTCAGCTGTTTTTAGATAATCCGCCAAAAGGTGTATCTATATATGAACTGCACCCGACAACGTTATTAAAATCCAACTTGATAGGCAGTAAAAAGACGTCACTTGATGAAGATTATCAACAAGGTCTCCATTGTGGGCAGCGGTTTTTAAACTCTTTTCAAGGGCTGGATATGTATCAATGA
- a CDS encoding alkene reductase translates to MKNALFQTIQLGKLTLKNRIVMPPMTRSRASQPGNVANQMMAEYYAQRASAGLIIAEGTQISPMGQGYAWTPGIYSTAQIAGWKKVTEAVHAKNGTIFAQLWHVGRVTHPDNIGGMQPISSSAVKAENVKVFIDNGTDEAGFVDVVEPREMTKTDIKHVVAEYRQAALNAIEAGFDGIELHAANGYLINQFIDSEANNRTDEYGGCIENRLRFMSEVVAAMADAIGADRIGVRLAPFTSLNGTVDATPVASYVSAAAVLNNYKVAYIHIAEVDWDDAPETPVAFKLSIRAVYQGVIIYAGRYNDEKGAKAIQSGIMDMVGFGRPFIANPDLPNRIKNSYPLATHNPETLFGGAEAGLIDYPEYTES, encoded by the coding sequence ATGAAAAACGCACTCTTTCAAACAATTCAACTTGGTAAACTTACGTTAAAAAACCGTATCGTAATGCCACCAATGACGCGTTCTCGTGCCAGTCAGCCTGGTAATGTAGCGAATCAAATGATGGCTGAGTATTATGCCCAACGTGCTTCAGCAGGTCTTATTATTGCTGAAGGCACACAAATATCTCCTATGGGTCAAGGTTATGCTTGGACACCGGGTATTTATTCTACCGCGCAAATTGCGGGTTGGAAAAAAGTGACTGAAGCCGTGCACGCTAAAAACGGCACTATCTTTGCGCAACTTTGGCATGTAGGTCGCGTAACACACCCTGATAATATTGGCGGTATGCAACCGATATCTTCTTCCGCGGTGAAAGCTGAAAATGTAAAAGTATTCATTGATAACGGCACTGACGAAGCGGGTTTTGTTGACGTGGTTGAGCCACGAGAAATGACTAAAACAGACATTAAACATGTTGTTGCTGAATATCGTCAAGCGGCATTAAATGCGATTGAAGCTGGTTTTGACGGCATTGAGTTACACGCAGCGAATGGTTATTTGATTAACCAGTTTATTGATTCTGAAGCGAATAACCGAACCGATGAGTACGGTGGTTGCATTGAAAACCGTTTACGATTTATGAGTGAAGTGGTTGCTGCAATGGCTGACGCGATTGGGGCTGATCGTATTGGTGTACGTCTTGCTCCATTTACCTCGTTAAACGGTACTGTCGATGCAACACCTGTGGCAAGTTATGTTTCTGCGGCTGCTGTGTTAAATAATTATAAGGTTGCTTATATCCATATTGCTGAAGTCGATTGGGATGATGCGCCTGAAACACCGGTCGCTTTTAAACTGTCTATACGCGCCGTTTATCAAGGTGTCATTATCTATGCTGGTCGTTACAACGATGAAAAAGGTGCTAAAGCGATTCAATCAGGGATCATGGATATGGTTGGTTTTGGTCGTCCTTTTATCGCAAATCCAGATCTGCCAAATCGTATTAAAAATAGCTACCCATTAGCCACGCACAATCCTGAAACCTTATTTGGTGGTGCAGAAGCTGGATTGATAGATTATCCTGAATACACGGAGAGTTAA
- a CDS encoding LysE family translocator, producing MEYQQLIALMTFALVSTVSPGPNNIMLMTSGANVGFMRTIPHMLGIIVGFSVMVVLVGFGLMGLFSSYPSVQQGLRIVSIFYLLYLAIKIATSKSMSSAASDYKPMSFLSAASFQWVNPKAWTMVLTAISVYAASTELQDILLVSLVFALITVPSVGLWTAAGKKLQSGLQAPHRIKLFNYSMAGLLVFSIVPML from the coding sequence ATGGAATATCAACAACTTATAGCACTTATGACTTTCGCCCTTGTTTCAACAGTTTCACCTGGACCAAACAATATTATGCTGATGACATCCGGTGCGAATGTTGGCTTTATGCGCACGATCCCACACATGTTAGGCATTATTGTTGGTTTCAGTGTGATGGTGGTTTTGGTTGGCTTTGGCTTGATGGGCCTATTCAGTAGCTACCCTTCTGTGCAGCAAGGTTTGCGCATTGTTAGTATTTTTTATCTGCTGTATTTAGCAATTAAGATCGCCACCAGTAAATCCATGAGCAGCGCTGCATCTGATTATAAACCGATGTCGTTTCTGTCAGCCGCAAGCTTTCAATGGGTAAACCCGAAGGCATGGACAATGGTACTAACAGCAATCAGTGTGTATGCAGCCTCTACTGAATTACAAGATATCCTGCTGGTATCGCTGGTATTTGCACTTATCACTGTGCCGTCAGTTGGCTTGTGGACGGCCGCGGGGAAGAAATTACAAAGCGGCTTACAAGCACCACATCGAATTAAACTGTTTAACTACAGCATGGCGGGCTTGTTGGTATTTTCAATTGTGCCGATGCTTTGA
- a CDS encoding Lrp/AsnC family transcriptional regulator, with amino-acid sequence MDRFDERILRELKLNGRLSNVELAERIGLSASATLRRVQELERSDVIQGYRAVFNAKKLGIGFIAYVTIGLSSHSKKSQRSFEDSIMEASQVTECHNVTGSSEYLLRVETEDLTSYKRFHSGVLGEIPQVYSITTLVVMDTPKDERT; translated from the coding sequence ATGGATAGATTTGACGAAAGGATCTTGCGTGAGCTTAAATTAAACGGCAGATTATCCAATGTGGAGCTTGCTGAACGCATCGGATTATCAGCTTCTGCCACACTCCGACGTGTACAGGAATTGGAACGCAGTGATGTTATCCAGGGTTATCGCGCAGTATTTAATGCCAAAAAACTGGGTATTGGCTTTATTGCTTATGTCACGATAGGTTTATCGAGCCACAGTAAGAAATCACAACGTAGCTTCGAAGATAGTATTATGGAAGCAAGCCAAGTGACCGAGTGCCATAACGTCACCGGCTCTAGTGAATATTTACTCCGAGTGGAGACGGAAGATTTAACGTCTTACAAACGCTTTCATTCCGGTGTACTGGGGGAGATCCCGCAAGTCTATTCAATCACAACCTTGGTGGTGATGGACACACCAAAAGATGAAAGAACCTAA